In Pseudomonadota bacterium, one genomic interval encodes:
- a CDS encoding four helix bundle protein produces the protein MPSSITSFEDLYVYSLAREFNKNISKLIKMLPDSEKYNLKSQMSRAKLSITNNIAEGFGRYHYQENIQFCRQSRGSICELIDDFNECFDEGYIDKNLLDTYKKEGYSLIKVLNSYIASQKKQKKIIQDSK, from the coding sequence ATGCCATCTTCAATAACATCTTTCGAAGATTTGTACGTATATAGCCTTGCAAGAGAATTTAACAAAAATATAAGCAAATTGATAAAGATGTTGCCTGATAGCGAAAAATATAATTTAAAAAGCCAGATGAGTCGGGCAAAACTCAGCATTACAAATAATATAGCAGAGGGTTTTGGCAGATATCACTATCAGGAAAATATACAGTTTTGTAGGCAATCGAGAGGATCGATTTGTGAACTGATAGACGATTTTAATGAATGTTTCGATGAAGGTTATATTGATAAGAATCTACTTGATACGTATAAAAAAGAAGGATATTCTCTGATTAAGGTGCTTAATAGTTACATTGCTTCCCAGAAGAAACAAAAAAAGATTATTCAAGATTCTAAATGA
- a CDS encoding nucleotide sugar dehydrogenase, with protein MSHNISIAPDGTQYTLPTTEDDYKQELARIEKLVSKAHAKGQEIVVVMGVGFVGAVMAAIVADTVNESCTPSKFVIGMQRPSPRSYWKIPKLNEGISPVRAEDPEVDPMIRRCVLDKKTLTATFTYDVLQFADVVIVDVQLDYTKTELGNVRSGHVEMTALEESFDIIARRIKPECLVLIETTVAPGTTEQVAFPAMKKIFRQRGIESDPLLAHSYERVMPGRDYVASIRDFWRVCSGINEEAKQRVVKFLNEVLNTKKFPLTVLDRPIESETAKIVENSYRATILAFLDEWSRFAEQNGVDIMKVIKAIKVRPTHNNMIFPGPGIGGYCLPKDGGLGIWAYKHILGFEDDIFKITPLAIDINDTRALHAAQLVRDALRNMNKPIANAEVLVLGASYREDVGDTRYSGSEILIRRLTEMGAEIRVHDPYVEQWWEFTNQESYPDNNKSIFFRNQKRLNDLVVLNDLKAALKDIDVLVLAVRHEEYLNLDPDEIVDLAQKPIAVVDCFGILDDGKIKRYLQLECEVKGLGRGHIRRLKEEMKGSS; from the coding sequence ATGAGCCATAATATCTCAATTGCTCCGGATGGAACACAATACACGTTACCAACAACAGAAGATGACTACAAACAGGAACTTGCCCGTATCGAAAAGCTTGTCTCCAAAGCCCACGCAAAAGGCCAGGAAATCGTCGTTGTCATGGGTGTTGGCTTTGTCGGTGCCGTTATGGCAGCGATTGTTGCCGATACTGTAAATGAATCATGCACCCCCTCCAAGTTTGTCATCGGTATGCAGCGGCCCAGCCCGCGTAGTTACTGGAAAATTCCAAAGCTCAACGAGGGAATTTCTCCTGTTAGGGCCGAGGACCCTGAAGTAGACCCCATGATCCGGCGTTGCGTTCTTGACAAGAAGACCCTCACAGCTACCTTTACTTATGATGTCCTACAATTTGCAGATGTCGTGATAGTCGATGTCCAGCTCGATTATACAAAAACAGAACTCGGAAATGTTCGCTCCGGCCATGTTGAGATGACCGCCCTGGAGGAATCCTTTGATATCATTGCCCGGCGTATTAAACCGGAATGTCTTGTCCTCATTGAAACAACCGTTGCCCCGGGAACGACAGAGCAGGTAGCATTTCCTGCCATGAAGAAGATCTTCCGTCAGCGTGGCATCGAAAGTGATCCCCTCCTTGCACACAGTTATGAGCGGGTTATGCCCGGTCGCGACTACGTGGCATCCATCAGGGATTTCTGGCGCGTCTGCAGCGGTATCAACGAGGAAGCGAAACAGCGGGTTGTTAAGTTCTTAAATGAGGTACTCAATACTAAGAAATTCCCCCTTACTGTTCTTGACCGACCCATAGAATCGGAAACGGCCAAGATTGTTGAAAATAGTTACCGTGCAACCATACTTGCCTTCCTCGATGAGTGGAGTAGATTTGCCGAACAGAATGGCGTAGATATTATGAAGGTAATTAAAGCGATCAAAGTGCGTCCTACCCATAATAACATGATATTTCCCGGTCCCGGTATCGGCGGTTACTGCCTTCCAAAAGACGGCGGTCTCGGTATCTGGGCATATAAACATATCCTCGGCTTTGAAGACGATATTTTCAAGATAACACCACTTGCTATAGATATAAATGATACCCGTGCTCTCCATGCGGCACAGCTTGTCCGTGATGCTCTGCGGAATATGAATAAACCCATAGCAAATGCAGAGGTATTGGTTCTCGGCGCCTCGTATCGTGAGGATGTGGGTGACACACGCTACAGCGGTTCAGAGATACTCATCCGTAGGCTTACAGAGATGGGTGCAGAGATACGAGTCCACGATCCTTATGTAGAGCAATGGTGGGAGTTTACCAACCAGGAATCATATCCCGATAACAACAAAAGTATCTTTTTCAGGAACCAGAAGAGGTTAAATGATCTTGTGGTCTTAAACGATCTTAAAGCTGCCCTTAAAGACATTGATGTCCTTGTTCTTGCTGTCCGACATGAAGAATACCTGAATCTTGATCCGGATGAGATTGTGGATTTAGCCCAAAAACCTATAGCTGTTGTTGATTGTTTCGGTATCCTCGACGATGGAAAGATCAAACGGTATCTTCAATTGGAATGTGAAGTAAAGGGATTGGGAAGAGGGCACATTAGAAGGCTGAAAGAAGAAATGAAAGGAAGCTCATAG
- a CDS encoding SDR family oxidoreductase, with product MNQYEKLQQKLLHSPKKWLITGVAGFIGSNLLEALLKLNQQAVGLDNFLTGHTSNLEEVKSLVSPGQWSNFTFVEGDIRDLATCQKACDRVDYVLHQAALGSVPRSIENPIATNENNLVGFLNMIVAAKDAEVKRFVYATSSSVYGDHLDLPKVEEKVGRPLSPYAVTKKMNEIYADVFARVYDFQSIGLRYFNVFSPRQDPNGPYAAAIPRWFAALREGKEVYIYGDGETSRDFCFVENTVQANILAACTDNIDALNQVFNIAFGGRTTLNELFELIRDIVFPSHFVSDVPALNHPPSTIHHSLIYMDFRPGDIRHSLADISKAKMFLGYKPQYSVRDGLEKAGEWYISHEL from the coding sequence ATGAATCAATACGAAAAATTACAACAAAAACTGCTCCATTCACCGAAGAAGTGGCTCATCACCGGTGTGGCTGGATTCATTGGTTCCAACCTCCTCGAGGCCCTCCTTAAATTGAACCAACAGGCTGTTGGATTGGACAACTTCCTGACCGGGCACACGAGCAACCTTGAAGAGGTCAAATCCCTCGTTTCTCCAGGGCAGTGGAGTAACTTTACCTTCGTAGAAGGGGACATCAGAGATTTAGCGACATGTCAGAAAGCATGTGACCGCGTAGATTATGTTCTGCATCAGGCGGCCCTCGGTTCTGTGCCCCGCTCCATAGAGAACCCCATTGCAACGAATGAAAACAACCTCGTCGGTTTTTTGAACATGATTGTAGCCGCGAAGGATGCCGAGGTAAAGCGTTTTGTCTATGCCACGTCCAGTTCAGTCTATGGAGATCACCTCGATTTGCCAAAAGTAGAAGAGAAGGTGGGCCGGCCTCTGTCTCCCTATGCGGTAACAAAAAAGATGAATGAAATATATGCGGATGTTTTTGCGAGGGTTTATGATTTTCAGAGTATAGGGCTTCGTTATTTTAACGTTTTTAGTCCACGACAGGATCCGAATGGTCCCTATGCGGCGGCAATTCCACGATGGTTTGCAGCGCTCAGAGAAGGAAAAGAAGTTTACATTTATGGTGATGGAGAAACGAGCAGAGACTTCTGTTTTGTTGAGAATACGGTGCAGGCAAATATACTTGCAGCCTGCACAGACAATATAGATGCTCTTAATCAGGTTTTTAACATAGCTTTCGGCGGGCGAACAACACTGAACGAACTGTTTGAGCTTATTCGCGATATCGTCTTTCCTTCCCACTTTGTGTCTGATGTTCCTGCTCTCAACCATCCACCATCCACTATTCACCATTCACTGATTTACATGGATTTCCGGCCAGGTGATATACGCCATTCCCTTGCTGATATCAGCAAAGCAAAAATGTTCTTAGGATACAAACCGCAGTATTCTGTGAGGGATGGTTTGGAAAAAGCCGGGGAATGGTATATCAGCCATGAGCTATGA
- a CDS encoding O-antigen ligase family protein encodes MAGIIKKYSLKDVLQFLVVVLIGYLTAKALFNIMAEGTLGSIFRNMMPVFPCLFILLILNAFDIRRASFREISQSVFSIFIFDQKLISKRSILLLIPVMIAGIFFTLYSIEFSIINMLSFFALLYVFFLSVRYILLSEKKFYGVLIYILAIPLLSFIQWENVKYHWLDLIINDIYISYNAIGLVIIFICFLFGNRGSAMLSRKEKNFIKLCALFVLVPLTYILLSKDPMHSIVYYCMDLLLPFIFFIILMISMKNENDVIKLLFSIVICITIHQLLALYFLFQKEGLASVTGGLYGAEESNFSPALCLILIPVHIALMRRLSGWKRNSFFCALIFLIIFLILSNWRTGFFALLFGLFEYFLFFRANMIKKSYFILSGSFLTILITLIIVEYFYEIAFIHRALQTFVQIASGEGWDTILTQRASIWSAAFNMIADFPFFGIGPDMWSQYIPEYARSSYFYRDILGNLVRYYEHDPHNLYLLVYLNYGMLGFLFYILILYRTFRTGLSSMAKSMSGSERNIAEALIISLSMWAVSGLFTMRFFSNSDILFALLFWSIVAAILKLHIQSDYKTA; translated from the coding sequence ATGGCTGGGATTATTAAAAAATATTCACTCAAAGATGTTTTGCAATTCCTGGTAGTTGTGTTGATTGGCTATCTAACAGCCAAAGCATTATTCAACATTATGGCGGAAGGAACGTTGGGAAGTATTTTTCGAAATATGATGCCCGTATTTCCTTGTCTATTTATCCTATTGATACTAAACGCTTTCGATATAAGAAGGGCTTCGTTCCGCGAAATCAGTCAGAGTGTTTTCTCTATCTTTATCTTTGATCAAAAACTGATTTCGAAACGCTCGATTTTACTTCTTATACCTGTGATGATAGCAGGCATATTTTTCACACTATACTCAATCGAATTTAGTATCATAAATATGCTTTCATTTTTCGCATTGTTATATGTATTTTTCCTGTCAGTTCGCTATATATTATTGAGTGAAAAGAAATTTTATGGCGTGCTGATTTATATTCTGGCGATACCATTATTGTCTTTTATACAATGGGAAAACGTAAAATATCATTGGCTTGATTTAATCATTAACGATATCTATATATCTTACAACGCTATCGGTCTTGTCATTATTTTCATCTGTTTTCTTTTTGGAAACAGGGGCAGTGCTATGCTATCCCGAAAGGAAAAGAATTTTATTAAACTATGTGCGCTGTTTGTACTTGTACCATTAACCTATATCTTACTTTCCAAAGACCCAATGCATAGTATCGTATATTACTGTATGGATTTGCTTCTGCCGTTCATATTTTTCATTATCCTCATGATATCAATGAAGAATGAAAATGATGTAATAAAATTATTATTTTCAATAGTTATTTGTATAACAATTCACCAATTGCTTGCTCTTTATTTTTTGTTTCAGAAGGAAGGGTTGGCAAGCGTAACTGGAGGACTTTACGGAGCGGAAGAATCGAATTTTAGCCCTGCCTTGTGTCTCATCCTAATTCCGGTTCATATAGCCTTGATGCGTAGATTAAGCGGTTGGAAACGAAATTCCTTTTTTTGTGCTTTGATATTTTTAATCATATTTCTTATTTTAAGTAATTGGCGAACAGGTTTTTTTGCCCTTTTGTTCGGATTATTTGAATACTTTCTTTTTTTTCGGGCCAATATGATTAAAAAATCGTACTTTATACTCTCCGGATCTTTTTTAACTATATTAATAACACTGATAATTGTTGAATATTTTTATGAAATTGCTTTCATCCATAGGGCGTTACAGACATTTGTCCAGATAGCCTCAGGTGAAGGATGGGATACAATCTTAACTCAAAGAGCATCAATCTGGAGTGCCGCATTCAACATGATTGCTGATTTCCCTTTTTTTGGCATCGGGCCGGACATGTGGTCTCAATATATACCCGAATACGCCCGATCATCTTATTTCTATAGGGACATATTAGGAAACCTTGTCAGATATTATGAACACGACCCGCATAATCTTTATTTATTGGTTTATCTAAACTACGGCATGTTAGGTTTCTTATTTTATATTCTCATATTATACAGGACTTTCAGAACCGGCCTTTCAAGCATGGCAAAAAGCATGTCAGGTTCTGAGAGAAATATTGCGGAGGCTTTGATAATATCTTTGTCAATGTGGGCGGTTTCAGGGCTTTTTACCATGAGATTCTTTAGTAACTCAGACATTTTGTTTGCACTTCTTTTCTGGTCTATCGTTGCTGCCATACTGAAACTTCATATACAATCAGATTATAAGACTGCATGA
- a CDS encoding ABC transporter permease: MMFFKNLYNYRELLLQLAARQIKTRYKQSVLGILWAILNPLFMMVIFTVIFSYFIKIPSDGIPYPLFSFCALISWQFFSGAVSSATSSLVGNSSLVQQIYFPREIFPVTSIIASFVDFLIASSIFVLLLVFYKVHITPYAFIAILLIILQCFLIAGISFLGSALNVFYRDVGFALNFLLQIWMYATPVIYPLSVVPEKLLPFYLMNPMVGIIDGYRRVIIQGIPPNWNYMGISAIVTLIVLFFSYWYFKKMESKFADVI; this comes from the coding sequence ATGATGTTTTTTAAGAACCTCTATAACTACAGGGAACTGCTGCTGCAATTGGCTGCAAGGCAGATAAAAACACGGTATAAGCAGTCGGTATTGGGTATTCTTTGGGCAATTCTGAACCCACTTTTCATGATGGTTATATTTACTGTTATATTTTCGTACTTCATAAAAATCCCGAGCGATGGTATTCCTTACCCGCTGTTTTCATTCTGTGCCCTGATCTCATGGCAATTCTTTTCAGGCGCGGTCTCGTCAGCAACTTCAAGTCTTGTCGGTAATTCAAGCCTTGTTCAGCAGATCTATTTTCCCAGAGAGATATTTCCCGTTACCTCGATTATCGCCTCATTTGTAGATTTTCTGATAGCTTCCTCCATTTTCGTACTCCTGTTGGTCTTCTACAAGGTTCATATAACCCCATATGCATTTATTGCAATTTTACTGATTATACTTCAATGCTTCTTAATAGCGGGTATTTCATTCCTCGGCTCAGCATTGAATGTATTTTATAGAGATGTAGGTTTTGCACTCAACTTTCTCCTCCAGATATGGATGTATGCAACACCTGTTATCTACCCGCTCAGCGTCGTTCCTGAAAAACTGCTCCCTTTCTATTTAATGAATCCCATGGTGGGCATCATAGACGGCTATAGAAGGGTCATAATTCAGGGTATCCCGCCAAACTGGAACTATATGGGCATATCAGCAATCGTCACGCTCATTGTCCTCTTTTTTTCTTACTGGTATTTCAAAAAAATGGAGTCCAAATTCGCAGATGTGATTTAA
- a CDS encoding four helix bundle protein, with protein sequence MDKAELETRTKYFAIRIIQFVTGLPKSKVTDVVGYQLLKSGTSIGANYREANRAVSRPDFVNKIGIVEKEAAETQYWLELCEKATVGNSSDRQWLLNEATELLAIFSSIGKTSKKRR encoded by the coding sequence GTGGATAAAGCCGAGCTCGAAACAAGAACGAAATATTTTGCAATCAGAATCATTCAATTTGTGACTGGGTTACCTAAGAGCAAGGTTACAGACGTAGTAGGATATCAATTGTTAAAGTCGGGAACATCAATTGGGGCAAACTACCGCGAAGCTAATCGAGCAGTATCGCGTCCAGATTTTGTGAACAAGATTGGAATAGTTGAAAAAGAAGCTGCAGAAACTCAATATTGGCTGGAATTATGCGAGAAAGCTACAGTTGGTAATTCCTCTGACCGGCAATGGCTTCTCAATGAGGCGACCGAACTTCTTGCCATATTTTCCTCTATCGGTAAAACCAGCAAGAAACGTCGATGA
- a CDS encoding ABC transporter ATP-binding protein, which yields MSDIVIQFKNVSKSYNIRQRGYGSLREEISRSLKSLLSGRHAIQNSKFKIQNCSTSSPSSILWALKDVSFSVKRGEAVGIIGANGSGKTTTLRLLSRVTAPTEGSIDILGRVAPLIQVGAGFHPELTGRENVYLNATIMGLAKKDIDKKYDDIVSFAELDGFMDTPVKRYSSGMYVRLGFAVVANIDPDIFLIDEILSVGDLNFQRKCLDTMGRIRKSNKSIVFVSHNISAVRGLCDRVIWLNKGVIEQEGDPDDVINAYVSYMTSKSTFINDTSYVGGKTRWGTGEVRFTAVEVLNSEGVRSNRFQPGDKIVVKLEYEADKKIYSPTFWVGLMNKDEIKVFGTYYNKNRVGEYSIDNRGSLSCVIDSLPMRPGVYYVMAGIYGEFGDLAIDRIGRAAEFEIEPMNGNDYDNYNGYGADGAVNLSHQWNNFDNI from the coding sequence ATGTCCGACATCGTCATCCAATTCAAAAACGTCTCCAAATCCTACAACATCCGTCAGCGCGGGTACGGCTCTCTCCGCGAAGAGATATCCCGTTCCCTCAAGTCCCTTCTCTCTGGGAGACATGCAATTCAAAATTCAAAATTCAAAATTCAAAACTGCAGTACAAGTAGTCCCAGCAGTATCCTCTGGGCCTTAAAGGACGTCTCGTTTTCTGTAAAAAGAGGTGAAGCCGTTGGTATAATTGGCGCCAACGGTTCAGGAAAAACAACCACATTACGCCTATTGTCCAGGGTGACTGCCCCGACAGAAGGCAGTATAGATATCTTAGGCAGGGTTGCCCCGCTCATCCAGGTTGGCGCCGGTTTCCATCCGGAACTTACCGGGAGGGAAAATGTGTATCTGAATGCGACTATAATGGGGCTTGCCAAAAAAGATATTGATAAGAAATACGATGACATTGTCTCATTTGCCGAATTGGATGGCTTCATGGATACGCCGGTAAAAAGATATTCCTCCGGTATGTATGTCAGGCTGGGATTTGCGGTAGTAGCAAATATTGATCCCGATATTTTTCTGATTGATGAAATATTGTCAGTCGGTGATTTGAATTTTCAGAGAAAATGTCTCGATACGATGGGCAGGATTCGTAAAAGCAACAAAAGTATTGTTTTTGTCTCTCATAATATTTCCGCAGTGCGAGGGTTGTGCGACAGGGTAATCTGGTTAAACAAAGGCGTTATTGAGCAGGAAGGTGATCCGGATGATGTAATAAATGCATACGTATCGTATATGACCTCAAAATCAACTTTTATCAACGATACATCATACGTGGGCGGAAAAACCCGGTGGGGAACCGGGGAGGTACGATTTACAGCCGTAGAAGTGTTGAATTCAGAAGGCGTCAGGTCAAATAGATTCCAACCCGGAGATAAAATAGTAGTGAAGTTGGAATATGAAGCTGATAAGAAAATATATTCACCTACTTTCTGGGTGGGTTTAATGAATAAGGATGAGATAAAGGTGTTCGGCACATATTATAATAAAAACAGGGTTGGCGAATACTCTATCGATAACAGAGGGTCGTTAAGCTGCGTGATAGATTCTCTCCCGATGCGCCCGGGTGTTTATTATGTCATGGCAGGAATATATGGAGAATTTGGAGACCTTGCTATTGACAGAATTGGGAGAGCGGCAGAGTTTGAAATTGAACCTATGAATGGAAATGATTATGACAATTACAATGGCTATGGAGCAGACGGCGCTGTAAATTTGTCACATCAGTGGAACAACTTTGATAACATCTAA
- a CDS encoding NTP transferase domain-containing protein, translating into MIPQNFVLLAAGRGSRLAQLTTQTHKALLPIAGKPALQYLLDHLMILKKHDIVVVTGYRSDDINLFLKAKYGNAIKTVFNQRYESDTNILSVDLGIDALLCRDAGYMIIETDIILEPAGWQCLIGPRQSSISEWATIGKYSTNLTGAALKTDETGRVTDIVYAPKYDKQFDGWKKLLGTLYVGANEVALDIAVRKEAIQRSIAQFYLMPWIENINKFPCQELDLSNYYAASFNDIEAYKKADKGYERAVQREKE; encoded by the coding sequence GTGATCCCACAGAATTTTGTACTTTTGGCAGCTGGTCGGGGCAGTCGCTTAGCACAGCTCACTACCCAGACGCATAAGGCCTTGTTGCCGATAGCGGGGAAGCCTGCATTGCAATATCTTCTGGATCATCTGATGATTTTGAAAAAACATGATATTGTTGTTGTCACCGGTTATCGAAGTGATGATATTAATTTATTCCTAAAAGCTAAGTATGGAAATGCAATTAAAACGGTATTCAACCAGCGTTATGAGTCAGATACTAACATCCTTTCAGTAGATTTAGGTATCGATGCTTTGCTGTGCCGTGATGCAGGTTACATGATTATTGAAACCGATATCATCCTTGAACCGGCAGGTTGGCAATGTTTGATAGGACCACGACAATCCTCAATATCAGAATGGGCAACAATTGGGAAATATAGTACGAATTTAACTGGTGCGGCTTTGAAAACTGACGAAACTGGCCGAGTTACAGATATTGTTTATGCACCAAAGTACGACAAACAATTCGATGGCTGGAAAAAATTGCTCGGAACCCTTTATGTTGGAGCAAACGAAGTAGCCTTGGATATCGCGGTGCGGAAAGAAGCGATACAGCGTTCAATTGCACAATTCTACTTGATGCCGTGGATAGAAAATATTAATAAGTTTCCCTGCCAAGAGCTCGATTTGAGTAACTATTATGCGGCTTCGTTTAACGATATTGAAGCGTATAAAAAAGCAGATAAAGGATATGAACGGGCTGTTCAAAGAGAAAAGGAGTAA
- a CDS encoding NTP transferase domain-containing protein, producing MRKVSRAIILAAGRGHQVDGVSKILIKHPVTGMTILDHAILAFHGKKITVVVGFRAIQIMQQYPQLDYVINHEWALSNNAMSLGLALDNEPSYVISGDIFIDSPLISELDECGPNIALTEQRENRTLTAIHCILREDNTVAEVYQGAVRDMSHPEAIGLFKISDEALLKNWKQLCVRHGNLFVAQTLPCDGKPIDSVPVKNHAFVEINTPADYLRFIQKTRSK from the coding sequence ATGAGAAAAGTTTCTCGTGCTATTATCCTTGCGGCTGGTCGCGGGCATCAGGTTGATGGCGTAAGTAAGATCCTTATTAAACATCCGGTAACTGGAATGACAATCTTAGATCATGCGATATTAGCCTTTCACGGAAAGAAGATAACTGTCGTAGTTGGGTTCCGGGCAATACAAATCATGCAGCAATATCCACAGTTGGATTATGTCATCAATCATGAATGGGCGCTTTCCAACAATGCTATGAGTCTTGGTTTGGCCTTGGACAACGAGCCATCCTATGTAATATCCGGCGACATCTTCATCGACAGTCCGTTGATTAGCGAGCTCGATGAATGTGGACCAAACATAGCGCTGACCGAGCAGCGGGAGAATCGTACATTGACGGCTATTCATTGTATTCTGCGTGAAGACAACACTGTCGCAGAAGTTTACCAAGGCGCAGTACGCGATATGAGTCATCCGGAAGCTATTGGTCTTTTTAAAATAAGTGATGAGGCGTTGCTGAAAAATTGGAAACAGTTATGTGTTAGACACGGCAATCTTTTTGTTGCACAGACCCTTCCTTGTGATGGAAAGCCAATTGATTCAGTGCCGGTAAAAAATCATGCCTTTGTGGAAATTAATACGCCTGCTGATTATCTGCGATTTATACAGAAGACTCGATCAAAATGA
- a CDS encoding DUF711 family protein: MIRSLTIGIPVGTKSQSKIEAASKRMLQISGELLREVQLTPRTIRYTLPPIGIEGENEGLILSMIKFVDGLATETNVRWFCLPLDFITGGSRRERLSVAIDIISRFPKLFLNLMVANTERLSLPAINDVAVLISRISKRSNNGFDNFRVGTSCGCPPNAPFFPFSRHEGGEVAFSFALETTGVALAVANELGPYPNIDSYRDNLVARLAPILFDIQRLGERIAKDSGCEFRGIDASFSPFPDGHMSVATLVERLSGAPVGSHGSVFITAILTDVIRAALLKSGALPVGFNGVMYSLLEDNGLASANSRRLISLDGLVALASVCACGVDMVPVPGNSFPEELAAVMIDIAAMSLSLKKPLGIRLLPIPGRSNNELTQFNLDFLCDSRVMGLSATDRSLESAAHAFGMLAPSRLIPTKKTFKWRSKI, encoded by the coding sequence ATGATAAGATCCTTAACCATTGGCATTCCTGTAGGTACGAAGTCACAGTCTAAAATTGAAGCTGCTTCTAAGCGAATGCTTCAGATTTCCGGCGAGTTACTTCGTGAGGTGCAATTGACACCACGGACTATTCGATATACTCTTCCACCTATTGGCATTGAAGGAGAGAACGAAGGTCTGATTCTTTCTATGATTAAGTTCGTTGACGGCTTGGCCACGGAGACTAATGTGAGGTGGTTCTGTTTACCACTAGATTTTATCACGGGTGGTTCAAGACGCGAGCGATTAAGTGTTGCCATCGATATTATCAGCCGCTTTCCCAAACTGTTCTTGAATCTGATGGTTGCCAATACAGAGAGACTATCTCTCCCTGCAATTAACGACGTCGCCGTGCTCATCAGTCGAATTTCAAAGAGAAGTAATAATGGGTTCGATAACTTTCGCGTCGGCACATCTTGCGGCTGTCCACCCAATGCACCTTTTTTCCCTTTCTCCCGTCATGAAGGTGGCGAGGTTGCGTTCAGCTTTGCACTTGAGACCACCGGTGTCGCACTTGCAGTTGCAAATGAATTGGGGCCGTATCCAAACATAGACAGCTATCGCGATAACCTTGTAGCCCGGCTTGCACCTATTTTATTTGATATTCAGCGATTAGGAGAGCGGATCGCAAAGGATTCTGGTTGTGAGTTTCGCGGCATTGATGCCTCATTTTCACCATTCCCCGATGGGCATATGTCAGTTGCAACGCTTGTGGAAAGGTTGAGTGGCGCACCAGTGGGGAGTCATGGCAGTGTATTTATTACCGCTATTTTAACTGATGTTATTCGAGCAGCGCTGCTGAAAAGCGGCGCACTTCCAGTAGGATTCAATGGTGTCATGTACTCACTGCTCGAGGACAATGGTCTTGCATCCGCCAATAGCAGGCGCTTGATAAGTTTGGATGGACTCGTTGCCTTGGCATCCGTTTGTGCTTGTGGTGTTGACATGGTTCCCGTGCCTGGTAATAGTTTTCCTGAGGAACTTGCTGCTGTGATGATAGATATTGCTGCGATGTCTCTTTCGTTGAAAAAACCGCTTGGCATCCGTTTGTTGCCGATTCCGGGGCGGTCAAACAACGAACTTACACAGTTCAATCTTGATTTTCTTTGTGATAGCCGTGTAATGGGACTTAGCGCCACTGATCGCAGTTTGGAAAGTGCTGCTCATGCCTTTGGAATGTTGGCACCGTCAAGGCTCATTCCAACAAAAAAAACGTTTAAATGGAGGTCCAAAATATAG
- a CDS encoding class I SAM-dependent methyltransferase: MIEKDKVKRFWDARAQTYDSLPFESIANLEQDADNLELKIRLETEKVFAWLPQIKDRNILDLGAGVGQWSFRFVDYGAKSIVAVEYSEPLSEIGRLEALCRGVQNIEFVVSPAEDYIADRSFDIIFISGLFVYMNDDQAAKLMANFIQACHAETIILLRDGTGIEGRYEINDRFSEHLNVHYSATYRSRNEYLEMFNKAGLSRIKDENMFDESCSLNKYPETRLRVYLFKVK, from the coding sequence ATGATTGAAAAAGACAAAGTGAAACGATTTTGGGATGCACGTGCACAAACTTATGATTCATTGCCTTTTGAGAGCATCGCTAATTTAGAACAAGATGCTGATAACCTCGAATTAAAAATTCGTTTGGAAACAGAGAAAGTTTTTGCTTGGCTTCCACAGATCAAAGACCGAAACATTCTCGACTTGGGCGCTGGGGTTGGACAATGGTCATTTCGATTTGTCGATTATGGCGCAAAATCAATTGTAGCTGTAGAATATTCCGAGCCGTTAAGCGAGATTGGTCGACTGGAAGCGCTATGTCGTGGTGTCCAGAATATAGAGTTTGTGGTATCACCAGCGGAGGATTACATTGCGGACCGATCATTCGATATTATCTTTATATCGGGTTTGTTTGTTTACATGAACGACGACCAGGCAGCTAAATTGATGGCCAACTTTATTCAGGCATGTCATGCTGAAACGATAATTCTTCTGCGGGATGGAACGGGAATTGAGGGGCGATACGAAATCAACGACAGATTTTCGGAGCATCTAAATGTCCATTATTCGGCAACATATCGTAGTCGAAATGAATATCTTGAGATGTTCAATAAGGCCGGGCTCTCTCGTATTAAGGATGAGAATATGTTCGATGAGAGTTGTTCATTAAACAAATACCCTGAAACACGCCTGCGGGTATATCTCTTCAAGGTCAAATAA